Part of the Zingiber officinale cultivar Zhangliang chromosome 8A, Zo_v1.1, whole genome shotgun sequence genome, AAAGCGGTTCTAGTGATTCCATTTGTTATGTGCATGTCGGTAGTAATCGCATCTGCTGTTGTTCTACTGAGAACGAGAGTTTCTGCTTCTGAATCGGAAATTATCTCCCTTGTTGTGGTTCTCCCGGAAGAGGAAGAGATGATAACCGTAGTCATAGAATGAAACGTTAAGTCAATGATTTTGTAATTaaataggttttgatatttgattttAACAATGTGTATGGATCTATGCCTTTACCTTTTGTAAAAAGAAGTGAACTTTCATAAAGATTTTGGTCTCAGCGAGAACACTAAGGACAGATAACATAAGTAAACATTACAGAGAGCAATTTATGGTAAACTAGAGACATGAATTGAAAGGAAAGAAAACATCAAACCATTGACTACCATGTTCCATGTACGAATCAAACATCAAACTCCTCTCGCTCGCGCCGATATTGTCTTCCGGGAACCAAGTCGATAATTCATTGCCAGCCTCCGCCGGCGCCTTCTCCCTCTCGACCACCGGCGCCGGCCGGACTGACCTTTCCTCTGCTTTGTAGCGGTGGTCGACGACCTGCACATGCTGGTTCCTCACCTGCTCCATCCGCTCCCGCACCAGCTTCACCTTCGTCTCCACCATCCACGCTAGGCTTGTGACAGCCTCGAACTCTGCCTCGGCCAAGCCGGCGACCGCGCCGCCGCTTCTGCCGGCGAGACCCCTGCGCATGAGCAGCGCCGTCTCGAGATCCAGGTTCTCGCGCTCTTGCTTCCGGTGCTGCTCCCGGAGCTTGGCCGCGCGCTGCCTGAGGAACGCCTCCTGGTTCATCATCTTCTTGCTCTGCTCCATCTCCGGCAGGCTCTTGAAGCGCGCGAGCACGCGGGTGGCCTCGGCCACTGACGGCCAGACCTCCGGATGCGGCTCCTGCGGCGCGTACACGATCACGCACGCCTTGACGTCGCAGAGGGTGGCCAGCTCGCTCGCCTTCTTCATCAgccctttccttctcttcttgaaCGTCGCCCGCCTCGTGGAGTCGTTGGTGATCCACGCGAGTTTCAACTTCTTCCGCGCCATGGTCGTAGCTGGAGGAAGCGTGGAATCCATCGCCGCTTTTATAGAGCCAACGCGTTGGATTTGGGAGCATTATTTTAGATTGGATCGGATGTCAATGGATTTTGATCAGGAATTAAAGGAATCCAGCTACGAGAGGATCGTGATTTTTAATTTCGATCATAAACGAGGGCTTTCACTGCGGGATTGCAAATTTAATGGATTGATTCATGTGGCTTGATGAATTGTTTATCGTATTTGATCTTGATGTGAGTCGACGACTCAGGCTCTTGCCAGTTGCCAGGGGGAttgcaaatttaattaaaattaatgttGATTGCCTGGTGAATCTTGTTCTAATTAACCTCTCCAGATATTCAAATTTGTGCTGCAAAAGGTTTAGGCTTGTCAAACAAATGGAAGTACCCACGGAGACGGATGAAATAAAAGTTCAAAGAAAAAGTAAATATGAttccatatatatttaaattcaagaaaaaaattaaaagtatatgAACTAACTAAAAATATAGATTCTAAAGTTAATGGTAggattattttttaatccacCGTGCAAATTCAATTGATGTATTACACgaattatttatctatttatagaATTGAAATGAAAGACCTTTGATATGGGCGAACACACTAGGTATGATCTGACAGACAAAGTAAAAGTGAGATGACGGTCCAAATCAAGATAAGATGGCGATCAATGGCTATTCGTAATAAGGTTTGGTTCTTCGTCCAGTGCTAAGGCCCTCGGTACAAGGACGACCGGCCAACAAGGTACTCCAATAAGGTCGATCGGACCAAAGGGGCATATATCGCTCCCTACCTATAGTAAGGTGGCTAGTATGTACCCGATCAACCATTATCTGTCTGGGTTCAAAAGAGTCCCAAACGACTACAAGGCCGACCGGGTGTAATATTCATACAAGACCCAAGGACCTAGCATCCCGCTCTAGGTGCCTAGTATACAATGGGATAATCCGGCAACTGGACAAACATAGGGGTCTTTATTATTCATTCTCCCGCCTTCTTGTATATGGGTGATCAGATAAACAACTGACTTATCTTCGCCAAGTAAACATACAATGCAAATCTCAGAAGGAACTTGATTGAATTTCCAAAGCTCAAATATCACTTCAAGGGCAAGCCTCCCAATACAAGAATGATCAACTAAAAGTACCAATCGGGCCTTTTGAGAACTCAGTTATCCATTCTTCATAAACAAATATCCTTGCATATTGTTGGTTGGTTTTAAGAACCATTCAAACCTAGGGGACTTAACTTCCAATTACTTCATAATCAAATCTCTAATATTATACAACATATATCCAAGCGATATTAAGGGTCGGTCGTCTTACCATACTCAATATTATGTTCTTATATGTACACTCAATCGGCTAACTGTCCGGCTAGGATACTTTTGGGGATCACATTGCTAGAGAATCGTAATAACTTATCAGAGAATAACAACCACTTGTCAGATAATATTTTTCTGTTATTACATGGTGATATGGGTTGTGACGAGTGGATTTAAAAAGTGACATGACGGCCAAAGTAAAGATGGTGTGGTGGTCACAGTTGAGAAGGGACAACATCCCTCATCCAGCTTTGATTAATCGCTTGCCACTAGGGTTCTCAGAGTTAATCCGATCGAGTTATAAGTCAGTCGGCTAGACAAGGGCGGCTAGCCCTTAAGCTGATCGGACCTGAGGAGTTCGGTGCCTTAAGGATGGTCACACCTTAGGGCGACCAAGATTAAGGATGGTCGGTCTTACAtgttggtgcagtggaggccggcaagaggggagtgaattgctgaaaacacaaaataaaaataccctcctcggatttcaacttagaaaaacaatagtaaaataataacaattaaaataacagaagtaaaaaagaaactcagcaattaatctggttacaaccaaggaggttgttaatccagggcgatgaaaaagcgcactagaagaatctcctttgctcaaggcggagaagccttttacacactaacggctcagaactattgctaggaattaagtacagagttgATTGTCATAGTTGTTATCGAATTCCTAGCTCCGGGGGCCtttacactcagacacagggatcaaacacagcaggacctaaccaatttggttgatcacatcaaaactaccacggggccCAACAAtgtccccttttttgatgtgcatcaacccaagttcaagttagggtaaaaatagacataaaaagtaatttaaaaaaaaatactaaactaacatatttaagcataattttgcaataaataaaattgcaacacattttcaaaaaaaaaaatagttaaaattttcattttcctaattcccccttaacttgtaattttctctccccctttgatcacagcaaaaatggggtcatAATTAGAGggaaccttttttttaaaaaaaaattctaagttaatagactttttgaatttttaaaaattctaaggatttaaaaaaaaattccaaaatgtttgattaaactttcaaaacattatttaattctaatttttaaatgatttttcagaaagttaattaaacctttcatttcagtatttcagcttccaggtcgtggcgaggcacaatttactgtttaattttcttctctgaaagcgctaagtctaatatttcaactaagatcaaatattatgatttttaaatttccattttaacttctcataaattcttaattcataattttttagaattatggcaacaattattgagcatgcaaaaaattgtacattttctattgttagtttgtcaaaatcttttaattgacaaattgtgtctttt contains:
- the LOC122012386 gene encoding agamous-like MADS-box protein AGL80, with the protein product MARKKLKLAWITNDSTRRATFKKRRKGLMKKASELATLCDVKACVIVYAPQEPHPEVWPSVAEATRVLARFKSLPEMEQSKKMMNQEAFLRQRAAKLREQHRKQERENLDLETALLMRRGLAGRSGGAVAGLAEAEFEAVTSLAWMVETKVKLVRERMEQVRNQHVQVVDHRYKAEERSVRPAPVVEREKAPAEAGNELSTWFPEDNIGASERSLMFDSYMEHGSQWFDVFFPFNSCL